In the genome of Luteitalea pratensis, the window TTCAGGCTCACTTCGCTGACATTCGCCACTCTGAAAACGCAATTCAGGCTCGCTTCGCTGACATCCAGAATTCACAATGCAGCGCGGGGCCTGCACTGTCGGATCTGCCGCACGGCTCCCAGGCCCCGAGCAATTCAGGCTCGCTTCGCTGATATTCAGAATTCATAATGCAGCGCGGCGCGCGCACGGTCGGATCTACCGCACACCATTCAGCATTGCCAGGCCGGCCAGCCGGAGCTTCGAGCTGCACTCAATTCTGAATTCTAAATTCTGAATTCTGAATGAAATGCCGAACGACCAAGCAGCTGTCGGAATCCCGACAGCTGCGCTGTTGTTCGGCATTCCTGTGCCGATTCCCTGACCATACCGCCCGGACTGCCCGGGTGAGCCCGACCCGGCTTGCGGTCAAGGAGAGGCACGTCCGTGCATACCGTGCTGTTCTATGTTCAACACGACAACGAGGTGCCCATCCTGGTGCCCGTCGAAGTCGTCTCACGAGAACCCGATCGGCTGGGACACCTCAGGCTGGTCGAGCCTCTCAAGCTGAAGGACGCGGTGGTCGAGACGGTCCCGCTGACACGGTGCTACGAGTACGACCCGTACCTGGCGCATGCGGTCCAGGCGTACGCGGCGCAAGTCACGACGCTCGTGCGGGTGTCGCAGAGCGTGATCGAAGGATTGGCCATCCCGGTGACGGCACCGAAGGGTACGTACATGCAACCCGACGCCAGGGTCCACTGAGCGGCCTGGGTGCGTGACAGGCGTTCGCCCGAGTCCGGCTGAGCCAGAACGGCGGGAATCGGGAGCGGCATCCCCGCGGAATCAGGACGCCTTGGGAGCGGCTGACCGGACGGCCACCAGGTCATCGTCGGCGACGGCGCGCACATCCGCAGGGGCGAGAGTCACAAGCGCCTGAGTCCGCCCCGACGCAGCCACGAACTCGACAACGATCGCACCTGGACCCGGGGCATCCACGACCGCCCCGAGGTCACCACGGCGCAGACCATGCGCCGGTAGATCGCAGTTCAGCACGACAACGTCTAGGAGGTTGGGCGTCACTTCGTCTCTCCGGGATATGCCGTCACGAACCGTGCGTGGTCCTCGCCTGTCCGCATGAACCACACACTGACCATCATCTCGGACGCACCTGTCGGTCCCCGTAGGATAGCGCGGATGCTGAAGCGCTGACCCTGCTCGTCCTGCACGCCGGCCTCCGCATCTTGGTGCAGGTGCTGTTCCCGCAAGGCCTCTTCGAGGACCTCCCAGTGGTCTGCCGTAAAGCCGAGCGCAGCGAAGAACCGAGCCTTGAAGCGTCCGATCGGGTGCGCCGTCGACAGGAGGTAGCCCTCCAGCTTGGTGCGGTCGATGAGTGCCCGCTCAGCATTCGGAAGACGCACGGCGCATTCTACCGTCGTCAGGATCGCAGGGGTCGAGGCCTGGCAACGGCGCATCCGGGCCGTAGGTGCGTAGGTAGTTCTTCAGCCGCAGTTTGCGAGCCGTGTTCTCGCTGCTCATGTAGCGGATGACGCCGAACACTTCGCGGCGGGGGGCCCATGGGCGGTCGTACCGGCCGAGCACCCAGAAGATGCCGCTGTAGGAGTTCGGATCGCGTCCGTCCAGCGCGTACTTGTTGTTCAACTCGATCATCACCGCGAGCGCCTCGCGCGGGTCGGGCGTCCAGTGCAGGATCTTCTTGCCCCATAGCATCCGCAGGTAGTTGTGGATGCGCCCTTCGCGCACCAGTTGCCGCTGCGCAGCATTCCAGACCGGATCGTGGGTCTCGGCACGTTCGAACTGCTGCAACGTATACAGGTGCTCGCGGCGGTCGGCGGCATGGGCATCGAGCGAGGCACGCGCCCACTCGGGAAGCGACTCGTACCGGTCGTAATCAGCGCGATTGGCGGCGAAGTTGAACCCGAGTTCGCGCCACGTGATCAGCTCGTCGAGGAACGCCTCGACCTGCGGCGAGGCACCCCACCAACCCTCCCGGTTGCCGTTCCCTCGGGCGGCCAGCTGCCGCGACGTCCAGCCAGCGTGCGAGGCGACGTCGGAGAAGATGCGGTGGGCGGCGATGTGTCCGAAGTGCAGCCAGGGCGAGAGGCCGGACGCGCCGTCGCTATCGGGCTGATTACGCTCATCGTACCGGCCGAGGCCGTGCGCGATGAACTCCTCGAGACGGACGTGAGCGGCCGTGGACCCGCCGGTGAGCACGGGCGATGGCGCCACCGAGTGGTCGATGGGCAAGGTAGCCAGGCCTTCGGCTGTCGCTCGCAGAAGCGTGTCGTTCGCGGGCGGCCAC includes:
- a CDS encoding DUF4926 domain-containing protein, whose translation is MTPNLLDVVVLNCDLPAHGLRRGDLGAVVDAPGPGAIVVEFVAASGRTQALVTLAPADVRAVADDDLVAVRSAAPKAS
- a CDS encoding DUF6883 domain-containing protein — translated: MRLPNAERALIDRTKLEGYLLSTAHPIGRFKARFFAALGFTADHWEVLEEALREQHLHQDAEAGVQDEQGQRFSIRAILRGPTGASEMMVSVWFMRTGEDHARFVTAYPGETK
- a CDS encoding deoxyribodipyrimidine photo-lyase is translated as MAAPASRVRVLRDAPPRRAARYVLYWMIAARRLEDNFALQHAAWWASELDLPLLIFEPLRVGYPWASDRLHAFVLQGMSEHRAAAGRLGVTYFAYVEPRPDAGKGVLRRLAADAAVVVTDDYPTFFLPRMIAAAAARLDCRLEAVDGNGLLPMRATSTVYPTAYAFRRYVQKALPAQLMQFPVRSPLEVLPRRAAPVAAEVLERWPPANDTLLRATAEGLATLPIDHSVAPSPVLTGGSTAAHVRLEEFIAHGLGRYDERNQPDSDGASGLSPWLHFGHIAAHRIFSDVASHAGWTSRQLAARGNGNREGWWGASPQVEAFLDELITWRELGFNFAANRADYDRYESLPEWARASLDAHAADRREHLYTLQQFERAETHDPVWNAAQRQLVREGRIHNYLRMLWGKKILHWTPDPREALAVMIELNNKYALDGRDPNSYSGIFWVLGRYDRPWAPRREVFGVIRYMSSENTARKLRLKNYLRTYGPDAPLPGLDPCDPDDGRMRRASSEC